The Polyangium mundeleinium genome contains the following window.
ACGCGCAGCAGCAAACGAGTCTCGGCCGCGAGCCACGGCGTGATCTGGTACGACACGTCCGCCGTCACGTCCGTCATCCACAACGCCACGTGGTGGTGGTACGGCACGGGCGGCGGCGTCTCGGCGCACGCGGGCCCGAGATCGGGACACTCCGCGAGGTGCCCCGCCGAACCGGCGAGCCCGGACGCACCCAGACGCACTTCGAGCCGCCCGGGCTCGAACGCGCGCACTTCGGACCCGCCGACCGGCAGGTTCGGGTTGCTTCAGGCGCCTCAGGCTTCGGCGTAGCTCACGACGGGCCACGCCACGGCGAGCGTGACCACGGCGAGCGCAAGAAACCTCATCGACGGACCTCCACGGACGGCCCGCACCCTACCCGAGCCCCTCCGTTCAGGGAAGCGCCGCGTAAAAGGTGTTGCGTGCGTCATGGCTGCAGGGCCGCCGGACGGGGATCGGGTGCTGCGGAGCACGCGGATTGGGGACCCTCCCGACAAGGAAAACGGACGCGGCAATGGTACGACGGTAGGGGCCATGTCGGCCCCAACGTTTCGGATCGTTCTTTTCGTGAACATCTCCTTTCCGCACCCCCACCGAGGCGGCGAGGCGAGCCCTCACGCGCCGCTCGGCCGGCGCGCCATGCCGCGCGTCGACGTCCGCCTCTCCGTCGAGGGCTTCTTGCCGTGGCTCTCGAGCAGGCTCATGACCTCGTCGTCCTCGATGGCGCGGAAATCTTCGTAATACTGGCCCACCGCATAAAGGTTCGGATCCTCGATCAGGCAAACCACGAGATCCGCCTCGCCGCGCAGCATGTCGGCCCGCTCCGGCGAGGCCACCGGCGCCGCCAGCACGACCGTCGTCGCCCCCGCGGCCCGCGCCGCCCGGAGCGCCGCCATCGCCGTCGCGCCCGTCGCGATGCCGTCGTCCACCACGACGACCGGCCGCCCGGCGAGCGCGGGCCGGTGCACGCCGAAGAGCGCCTCCCGCCGCCGCGCCTCTTCCGATTGATACATTCGCTCGGCTTCGAGGTACTCCGGGTCCACGCCGAGCACCCGGAGCGCGCGCGGCTCCACCCAGACCGAACCGTCGGAGGCGACCGCGCCAATCGCGAGCTCGGGCTGGTGCGGCGCGCGGAGCTTGCGCGCCACGATCACGCCGAGCTCGCCCCCGAGCGCCTCGGCCACGGGCGCCGCGACGACCACGCCGCCGCGCGGAATGCCGAGCACCACCGCGCCTTCGAGCCCGCCGATGCCCCGGATGTGCTGCCCGAGCAGCTCGCCCGCCTCTTCCCGGTCCTTCCACATCATGACGCCCCTCCCCGCCTCCGAACACATCGTCCCCGGGAGCCCCCCTGTCAGTGGGCTGGATACGTTTCGCCCTTTTCCAACAGTCGCCTGGCCCCTATGCTGCGCCGCGATGAGCCATCCCGCATCGGACCCCATTGCCGCGTTCCGCGAGGCGTTCGCCCGCGCGGAGGAACACGAGGACCACGACCCCACGGCCATGACCCTCGCCACCATCGACGAGAACGGCCGTCCCTCGGCGCGCATGGTGCTCCTCAAGGGCGTGGACGAGCGCGGCTTTTCTTTTTATACGAACCTGGAGAGCCGCAAAGGTCGAGCGCTCGCGAAAAACCCTTACGCCGCGCTCTGCATTCACTGGCCCAAGGCCGCCGAGCAGATCCGCGTCGAGGGCCGCGTCGAGCTCGTCTCGACCGAGGAAGCGGACGCCTACTTCGCCTCGCGCGTACGCGGCAGCCAGATCGGCGCCTGGGCCTCGGATCAGAGCCGCCCGCTCCCCTCCCGCGAGGAGCTCGAAACGCGCGTCGCCGAGCTAAGCACGCGCTTCGAGGGCGGCCCCGTCCCGCGGCCACCGCACTGGAGCGGGTATCGCGTGGTCCCCGACCGGATCGAATTCTGGTTTGGCAAGGACAGCCGCCTGCACGACCGCTTCGCCTACGTCCGCGAAGGCGAGGGGTGGCGCTGCGAGCGCCTCCAACCCTGAAGCCTCATTTCACCTTCCCGGTCACGACCCCGATTCCCACCTCAAGCACCTCGTCGCGCCCCTCGCGCACGCCCTTCACCGTCCTCGTCGCAAGAACCGCGGGCCGCACGCCCACGCCGTGGAAACGCGAGCCGTCGTAACGCTCGACTCGCATCCCGGTCCAGGTGATCACGAGCCCGCCGG
Protein-coding sequences here:
- the pdxH gene encoding pyridoxamine 5'-phosphate oxidase encodes the protein MSHPASDPIAAFREAFARAEEHEDHDPTAMTLATIDENGRPSARMVLLKGVDERGFSFYTNLESRKGRALAKNPYAALCIHWPKAAEQIRVEGRVELVSTEEADAYFASRVRGSQIGAWASDQSRPLPSREELETRVAELSTRFEGGPVPRPPHWSGYRVVPDRIEFWFGKDSRLHDRFAYVREGEGWRCERLQP
- a CDS encoding phosphoribosyltransferase, encoding MMWKDREEAGELLGQHIRGIGGLEGAVVLGIPRGGVVVAAPVAEALGGELGVIVARKLRAPHQPELAIGAVASDGSVWVEPRALRVLGVDPEYLEAERMYQSEEARRREALFGVHRPALAGRPVVVVDDGIATGATAMAALRAARAAGATTVVLAAPVASPERADMLRGEADLVVCLIEDPNLYAVGQYYEDFRAIEDDEVMSLLESHGKKPSTERRTSTRGMARRPSGA